The Pseudomonadota bacterium genome includes the window TGGTGTGCGATCTGGGTAAAGATGCCCTGATTCGGAATTTGCCGTCCTCGACGGGTAGCGTAAACGGCGGCAGCCCTCCTCGGTAGATATCGGTAGATAACCGTTTCGGTCACACATCCTTGCGAAAACGCTCACGCGCGTCGCTGCGCGGGAGGAGTGTCTTACTCGTTGCGAACAACGCTCCGACACTACCGATCATTGGACATTAATTAAGTTAGTTAGTCCGCCGCTTCGAGCGCGTTCCCAGACACTCGCGACGATGCTTCTTCTGTCTACCGGTACGTTCCAAAAAAAAGACGCCGCGCTAGGGCGGCGTCTGCACGTGGCAGCGGGCTAATTGTTGGAAGGCAATAGTAGATCCTTAGTGTTCGATGACAATCTCAACTCGTCGGTTTTGCGGTTCGCGAACGCCGTCATCGGTCGGCACCAACGGCTGCGTTTCACCGAGGGCCTCGGTTTCAATGGCGTCAGCTTGCACTCCGAACTCGGTGAGAGCGGACTTCACTGCATCCGCCCGCCGCTGCGATAGATCCCTGTTGTAGCTGTCGCTCCCGGACGTATCGGCGTGACCGAGCGCTATGATCCTATTGAACGGCTTCGCGCTAGCGTCGGCCGCTGCGCTTTCGACGATACTCATCCCTTCAGGCGTCACATCAGCTTTATCCAAATCGAAGAACACCAGATAGCTCTCTGGTGGGACAGCAGCTTCCGGCACAGGTGCAGGTTCCTCGGCCGCCAGCGCCGCCTCGACCTTGGCGATTGCATCCATGAAAGCTTGCTTGCAGGCGTTGACGTCCGCCGGTTGTAGGTCCTCGGAAGCCTGCTCTACCCAGCAATCGTAAGACGTTTGGGCGCGGGCCGCATCCTCGGGCGCCTTGGTCCTCCCAGTCTTGTCGAGCGCCGAGACCAACCGCTGACGCGCATCCGACAGCTCCGAGACATACTTACCTTTCAGAAATGGCTGCCTTAGCTCGACCTGATCCGGCCCCGGCGACTGTCCTCCGGCTGCGGCCGTGGCCCGCTGTGCGTACGTATCAGCATCTCGGTGGTCGCCCTGAAACTTCTCCGCTTTGGACAGCGCCGCATAATCCTGCGCCAAGGCATTGTCAAAGGCGGCGCCGCTCGGCTGCATGCTCGCGAGCTGATTCATCGGCCGCGATGCACATCCGGTTAGCGTAACCGCCGCGATCATCAGGACCGCGAATCTCATTACAGAAGTCATTGTCTATGTCCTCCCTCGTAGGGTTGCCCCGGCATCTCAATGCGAGAACCCGATCAAACGGCCGGGCCGGAACGTCTACTACAGTGTCTAATCGTTAAGCCTAGAAGTCGAAACCAATGCCGAGCGCGTAGGGAACTGTCCCGTCTTTGCAGCACTCACTGATCAGCATTTCGTAACTAATGGCCCCAAAAATAAATGTGCTCTCGTTTACAAAAAATTTGAGTCCCCCTTCAGGACCCCAGACGCCATCATCTTCGACGCCCGCGCCATATTGCCCGCCGAGGTTCAAGCCGAGATATGGCTGCCATCTCGCAAAATCCCACTGATAAGCAGCCTGAAAAACTGACCGGCCATTAAATATGTTGCTGTCACCCACGTCCGCATAATTAAGTCTTTGCCTGAACGTGAGTGGGATATTTTTGGTCAGGTAGTATCCAATCGAGCCGGCGAAGCCAAAATCTGAATTATCGAACCCGTCGTCCGTAGTCGAATCGCCCGTGCCGCTTAGGGTTGCTTCCCAATTCCCGGCCACTGGGCCGGGATCAGGGGTGTAGGGCGGCATGCCAGTCGATTGTGCCATTGCAACCGTTGCAACCGTGCTTAACGCAATTCCAGAAAGTGCGAAAAATAATTTCATCATTCTCGTAACTCCGTCCCCAAGACCTGACGAGCGCCCACACCGTAGGGGTAACCGTGCGCGGACGCAATCACCATTCGTGCACCTATACAACACTCAACGCGCATTAAACTGTGGTAATTCAGCAACGACAAAAATACACCACCCGCTTCTCTTTAGCAATCAATTTTCTAAACTGGCTTAAATCAACTAACTTGCTCGCTTGACAAAGGAGGATATAAAAATGAATCCCTAAAAGCCAAAAGATTGATATTGGTCATGAAACTGTGAAAGCCATCTTGACAGGCCAGCGTCCCGTGCGCAAAAGCCTATGCCTCTTTTCTCTTACGTTTGTTCAACAAGGTTAGTGGTCATCTATGAATCATTGTGCTATGTATACCACAACATCTGGAAATGATCTATAAGATCTATAAAAAAATTCAAATTCGTGCTGCCAGGTATGCATCGGCGCTCTTTACCTAGGCCGATCTGTCAGGAAAAAATTAAAGCCACGAAGTCGAAGCCATAAGCCTTTCCGTGCCGGACCGATTACGGCTATCCCTGCCGAGTGGCCGGTGTTTTCATCTATTCTGCCGCTGCGCCCGATCGAATGGAGCATACCCAATCCCATCATGCCGGCACGCCCACGACCACGCTGCTGGCCTTGAAGATCGCGCTCGCCGCCAGGCCTTCCGCGAGACCCAGGCTCGCGGCGCTGTCATTGGTGATGATGGCGGCGATCCCGCCACCTTCCGGCAGACCGATCACGACCTCGGTATTCACGGCGCCGGGATGCAAACGCGATACGGTGCCGCTGAAACGATTGCGCGCCGAGAACTTGGTGCCGCGCTCGTCCGTGACGATGATGACCGAGGAGGCCTTGATGAGCGCGAAGGCCTTGCTGCCGGCCTCGAGCGCGAGCCGTTCCGCGCTCTCATGGGTGATGATGGCGACGATCATCTGCCCGCCGACCACCTCGATGCCGATCTCATCGTTGACCGCGCCCCGCGTGATGGCCCGGACGGTGCCGAGGAATTGGTTACGTGCACTGGTTTGCATATCGATTCTCCTGATGAGTAATAGATCCTCCACAAGCCCGCGGGCCTGCCGGTTCAACGCCTCCAAGAACCGCCGGTGCTCGACGTCGATGCGCTCGAAGTTCTCGACCAGCCGCTCGCCGCGCGCAGTCAGACGCGTCGAGCCGCCGCCGCGCCCGCCGGCGGCGCGCTCAACGAGCGGTTCGCCGGCCAGGTTGTTCATGCCCGCGACCGCATCCCACGCGGCCTTGTAGCTCATCTTCATCGCCCGGGCCGCGTGCGTGATTGTGCCGTGGTCGCGGATCTCTCTGAGCAGGGCGATGCGCCCGGGTCCGCCGAGGTTGCGGTCGCCGACCGCCATCCACACAAGCCCTCTAAGCTCGATGGGCCTGCGTTCGATGCTCACCTAGTAAAAGACCCGGGGGATGGGCATATGCGCCGGGCGGGTCGAGCACCTCCGCGGCGCTCGATGCTTCGACTACCCCGTCCGCGAGTCGCAGGACCTCTTCGCCGAAGACCCGCACGTCCTCGGGATCGTGGGTGATGAGGACCATCGGGACCTCGAGTCGCACGTGCAGCGCGTGCAACTCCGCGCGCATGCGCGAGCGCAGGGCCGGGTCCAGAGCCGCGAAGGGCTCGTCGAGGAGCAAGGCGCGCGGGCACGCCACGAGCGCCCGCGCGAGTGCCGTGCGCTGGCGTTGCCCGCCTGAGATCTGGCTCGGGTACTGGTGTGCCACACGGCAGAGCTCGAAGGCCTCGAGCCAAGAGTCGATAGCCGGATCGGGGCGATCGCCGCGCATATTGAGCCACCCGCGCCGCAGGCCGAAGCCGACGTTCTGCCGCACCGTCAAGTGCGGGAACAGGGCATAGTCCTGGAAAAGATAAGCGACCCTGCGTTCTTGGGGAGAGACGTTGGTTCCGGCGGCGCTGTGGAAGAGCGTGGTCCCGGAAAGCACGATCGAGCCTTCGTCCGGCGTGATCAACCCGGCGATGGCCTTGAGGAGCAGGCTCTTCCCGGCCCCCGAGGGACCGTGGACCACGATCCGAGGGCTGTGCACGCTGAAACGCGCATGCAGATGGAAGATCTGCCTGGCGCTTTTGAGCGTCTTGCGGATATCGACTTCCAGCGCCATTGGCGTCTTATTCGCTCGCGATCCGACCCGGGGCCAGGCGCCCCGCCGCTAGGAGCACCGCGAGGCAGGTGACAGACGTGATGACCACGAGTATCAGGGCGGCCTCGTCGTGACCCGCCTGCACCGCTTCGTAGACCGCGATCGAGAGCGTCTGGGTCTTGCCCGGGATGCTGCCGGCCACCATGAGCGTGGCGCCGAACTCGCCCAGGGCGCGGGCAAAGGCCAGGAGCACGCCCGCGAGGATGCCGCGCCAGGCGAGCGGCAGAGTCACGCGAAAGAAGATCCCCCACTCCGACACGCCGAGCACGCGCCCGGCCTCCTCCAACTCGCGGTCGACCGCCTCGAAGGCGGCGCGCGCCGACTTGAAGGTCAATGGAAAGGCGACCAGGCTCGCGGCGATCACCGCCCCCTGCCAGGTGAAGATCAGGCGGATACCGAACGCGTCGTGGAGCCAGGCGCCCAGCGCCCCCTGGCGCCCGATGACAACCAAAAGGTAATAGCCGAGCACCGTGGGCGGCATCACGAGCGGTAAGGTCAGAAGCGCATCGACCAGATCGCGGCCCGGGATCCGCCGCCGGGCCAGCACATAGCCCACACCGACGCCCATAACGAGGCACACGAGCGTGGCACAACTCGCCACCTTGAGGGACAGCGCCAGTGCCGTCCAGGCGTACCCCATGTCCTCGGCGATCCCGGTCATGGCGAGAGGAAACCATACCGGGCCAGGATACCCTGGCCAGGCGGCGACAGCACGTAGTCCAAGAAACGCCGTGCTTCACCGGTGCTCCCTGCGACGACGGCGATGGGGTAGGTGATGGGGACCTCGGTAGCCACCGTGAAAGCGACGCGGACCCGTTCATTGCGGATCGCGGCGTCGGTGGCATACACGAAGGCGACATCGACTTCGGCGCGCGCGACATAGTCGAGGGCCTGGCGGACGGTCTGCGTATAAATAGCTTTGGCCTCGATCGCGGGCCAACGCCCGGCCCGCTCAAGAGCGTCCCGGGCATAGCGCCCGGCCGGTACGCTCGCCGGGTTACCGAGCGCGATGCGCGTAATGTCGTCCCGTTCAAGATCGCGCAGTTCCTGAGATACGACCTCGCGATCGGCAGGCACGATCGCCACCAGCGTGTTGCGGGCGAAGTTCGTGCGAGTGGTGGGCTCGATGAGCGTCCGGGCCGCGGCCTTGTCCATGGATTCTTGGTCCGCCGTGGCTAGCACATCGACCGGCGCGCCCGCCGCGAGCTGCTGAACCAGGGCATCGGACGCCGCAATATTGAACCGGACGATGGTATCGCGGTGCTGCACCTCGAAAGCCCGGCCGATCTCCTTGAAGGCATCGGTCAGGCTGGCCGCCGCCGACACGGTAAGGTCGCCCGCTGGCACCGTGGAGGAGCACGCCATGAGCCCGACTGAGCAAAGCCACCTTTTCCAACGGGATCGCATCGCTACCTCGCCCTTCAGCCTGAGGGGGCGAAATATACAACCTTATATAACGGATCGCCAATAGCCGGACGACCCGTTGTGGCGAGCCGATGCGAATCATCAGCCTGGCGAACACGGGCCCAGCGAGCAATGCATCGCCGGGCCGGTTTTTTTTACCGAGAAGCCGTACACGCCACCTTGCGACGGCCATCAGATTTAACCTGCCGCCATACGGTCTTTCGCAAACGCGACGCGTTCTTCCACGGCATAAGGCCGAGCGGCGATCCGCTCGATGAGTTGTAGCCTAGGAAGGAGACCCGCGCCATTGGCGATCTGTATGTTGAGACCTGGACGTGCGTTCAGCTCCAAGAGCAACGGTCCCTTGTCCCGATCGAGCACGATATCAACCCCCACATAACCCAAGCCCGTGAGATCATAGGCTTGGGCCGCGATCCCGAGCAGCCGATCCCAGTGCGGGATTTGGAGACCGGTGACGGGATTGCCGGTGTCGGGGTGCTCGCTCACGACCTCGTTGCGCCACACCGCGGTCAGGGTGCGCCCGGTCGCGATATCCACACCGGCGCCGATGGCGCCCTTATGCAAATTGGCCTTGCCGTCCGAGAGGCGCGTGGGCAGCCGCACCATGGCCATAACCGGGAAGCCCTGAAACACCACGATGCGGACATCCGGAACGCCCTGGAAGCTGATGGCCCCGAACAAGGGATCGAACTGCACGCGGTATTCGATCAAGGCCTTGTCGGGGTGACCGCCGATGCTGAAGAGACCGCTCAGTATGTTGGATGCGTAATGGGCTAGCTGGGACCGGTCCATGATGACGCCGTTCACCAATCGGTACATGTTTTTGGCCCGCCCGGCCACGACCAGCACGCCGTCTCCGCCGCTGCCTTGGGCGGGTTTGATCACGAATTCCCGATGCCCTGCGAGGACCTCATGGATCACTTTTATCTGGTGTTCGATCTCAATCACGCCGTAAAGCTCCGGCACGGAGAGCCCGGCCTTCAAGGCCAGTTGCTTGGTCCGGAGCTTGTCATCAACCAAGGGATAGAGATGCCGCGGGTTGTACGCCAGCGTGTAGCAGTTGTTGCGCTCGTTGATCCCCAGCACGCCCGCCTCCCGCAGGCGCCGAACGGTGCCGAAGATCATGGCCGTGGCGAGGCGAGGGCCTTGAACCGCCTTAACTCAACGAGACGATAACCCGTGTATTTCCCCAAAAGCAGCGACCCCGCCAGGAGCACGAGCAACAGTTCCGGAAACACAAACATCAGGTGCTCGGTGTAGGCGGCGGCCATCGCCAGGTAAGCCAAGGCCGCGACAACAAGACTGCCGAGCCCTTGCTGA containing:
- a CDS encoding OmpA family protein, which translates into the protein MTSVMRFAVLMIAAVTLTGCASRPMNQLASMQPSGAAFDNALAQDYAALSKAEKFQGDHRDADTYAQRATAAAGGQSPGPDQVELRQPFLKGKYVSELSDARQRLVSALDKTGRTKAPEDAARAQTSYDCWVEQASEDLQPADVNACKQAFMDAIAKVEAALAAEEPAPVPEAAVPPESYLVFFDLDKADVTPEGMSIVESAAADASAKPFNRIIALGHADTSGSDSYNRDLSQRRADAVKSALTEFGVQADAIETEALGETQPLVPTDDGVREPQNRRVEIVIEH
- a CDS encoding TOBE domain-containing protein; protein product: MAVGDRNLGGPGRIALLREIRDHGTITHAARAMKMSYKAAWDAVAGMNNLAGEPLVERAAGGRGGGSTRLTARGERLVENFERIDVEHRRFLEALNRQARGLVEDLLLIRRIDMQTSARNQFLGTVRAITRGAVNDEIGIEVVGGQMIVAIITHESAERLALEAGSKAFALIKASSVIIVTDERGTKFSARNRFSGTVSRLHPGAVNTEVVIGLPEGGGIAAIITNDSAASLGLAEGLAASAIFKASSVVVGVPA
- a CDS encoding ATP-binding cassette domain-containing protein; translated protein: MALEVDIRKTLKSARQIFHLHARFSVHSPRIVVHGPSGAGKSLLLKAIAGLITPDEGSIVLSGTTLFHSAAGTNVSPQERRVAYLFQDYALFPHLTVRQNVGFGLRRGWLNMRGDRPDPAIDSWLEAFELCRVAHQYPSQISGGQRQRTALARALVACPRALLLDEPFAALDPALRSRMRAELHALHVRLEVPMVLITHDPEDVRVFGEEVLRLADGVVEASSAAEVLDPPGAYAHPPGLLLGEHRTQAHRA
- the modB gene encoding molybdate ABC transporter permease subunit, which encodes MGYAWTALALSLKVASCATLVCLVMGVGVGYVLARRRIPGRDLVDALLTLPLVMPPTVLGYYLLVVIGRQGALGAWLHDAFGIRLIFTWQGAVIAASLVAFPLTFKSARAAFEAVDRELEEAGRVLGVSEWGIFFRVTLPLAWRGILAGVLLAFARALGEFGATLMVAGSIPGKTQTLSIAVYEAVQAGHDEAALILVVITSVTCLAVLLAAGRLAPGRIASE
- the modA gene encoding molybdate ABC transporter substrate-binding protein, giving the protein MPAGDLTVSAAASLTDAFKEIGRAFEVQHRDTIVRFNIAASDALVQQLAAGAPVDVLATADQESMDKAAARTLIEPTTRTNFARNTLVAIVPADREVVSQELRDLERDDITRIALGNPASVPAGRYARDALERAGRWPAIEAKAIYTQTVRQALDYVARAEVDVAFVYATDAAIRNERVRVAFTVATEVPITYPIAVVAGSTGEARRFLDYVLSPPGQGILARYGFLSP
- a CDS encoding alpha-L-glutamate ligase-like protein, which produces MIFGTVRRLREAGVLGINERNNCYTLAYNPRHLYPLVDDKLRTKQLALKAGLSVPELYGVIEIEHQIKVIHEVLAGHREFVIKPAQGSGGDGVLVVAGRAKNMYRLVNGVIMDRSQLAHYASNILSGLFSIGGHPDKALIEYRVQFDPLFGAISFQGVPDVRIVVFQGFPVMAMVRLPTRLSDGKANLHKGAIGAGVDIATGRTLTAVWRNEVVSEHPDTGNPVTGLQIPHWDRLLGIAAQAYDLTGLGYVGVDIVLDRDKGPLLLELNARPGLNIQIANGAGLLPRLQLIERIAARPYAVEERVAFAKDRMAAG